A window of the Lysobacter panacisoli genome harbors these coding sequences:
- a CDS encoding acetylornithine deacetylase translates to MAGRADVLAKTLKHLDALVSFDTRNPPRDIGTGGIFDYLRQQLSGFRIDVVDHGDGAVSMLAVRGNPRRLFNVHLDTVPSSEAWSADPHRLRVTADRAIGLGACDIKGAAAGLITAASVTQGDAAFLFSTDEEANDARCIAAFLSRAQAFEDVIVAEPTQCEAVLAHRGISSVLLKFRGIAGHASGANAMQASALHQAIRWGGHALDYVESQQHQRFGGLTGLRFNIGRVEGGIKANMIAPSAEMRFGFRPLPSMSIDALHEKFGTLIEAGAIERYEETFRGPSLPSGDVADAEQRRLEARDLADALGLPIGNAVDFWTEASLFSAAGFTAIVYGPGDIAQAHTADEWVSLEQLQRYTESVTRILEH, encoded by the coding sequence GTGGCGGGAAGGGCTGACGTGCTCGCGAAGACGCTCAAGCACCTGGATGCGCTGGTGTCGTTCGACACCCGCAATCCTCCGCGCGACATCGGCACCGGTGGCATTTTCGACTACCTGCGCCAGCAGCTGTCGGGCTTCCGCATCGATGTCGTCGACCACGGCGACGGCGCGGTGTCCATGCTGGCCGTGCGCGGCAATCCGCGCCGGCTGTTCAACGTGCACCTGGACACGGTGCCGTCGTCGGAAGCGTGGAGCGCCGATCCGCACCGCCTGCGCGTGACCGCCGACCGCGCCATCGGCCTGGGCGCGTGCGACATCAAGGGCGCGGCGGCGGGCCTGATCACCGCCGCGTCGGTGACGCAGGGCGATGCCGCATTCCTGTTCTCCACCGACGAGGAAGCCAACGATGCGCGCTGCATCGCAGCGTTCCTGTCGCGCGCGCAAGCGTTCGAGGACGTCATCGTCGCCGAACCGACGCAGTGCGAGGCGGTGCTCGCGCACCGCGGCATCAGCTCGGTGCTGCTGAAGTTCCGCGGCATCGCCGGGCACGCCTCGGGTGCGAACGCGATGCAGGCCAGCGCGCTGCACCAGGCGATCCGCTGGGGCGGGCATGCACTCGACTACGTCGAAAGCCAGCAGCACCAGCGCTTCGGCGGACTGACCGGCCTGCGTTTCAACATCGGTCGCGTCGAAGGCGGGATCAAGGCCAACATGATCGCGCCGAGCGCGGAAATGCGTTTCGGTTTCCGTCCGCTGCCGTCGATGTCGATTGACGCACTGCACGAGAAGTTCGGCACGCTGATCGAGGCCGGTGCCATCGAACGCTACGAGGAAACCTTCCGCGGTCCGTCGCTGCCGTCGGGCGATGTCGCCGATGCCGAACAGCGGCGGCTGGAAGCGCGCGACCTCGCCGACGCGCTCGGCCTGCCGATCGGCAACGCGGTCGATTTCTGGACGGAAGCGTCGCTGTTCTCCGCCGCCGGCTTCACCGCGATCGTCTATGGCCCGGGCGACATCGCCCAGGCGCACACCGCCGACGAATGGGTCTCGCTGGAGCAACTGCAGCGCTATACCGAATCGGTAACCCGCATTCTGGAACATTGA
- a CDS encoding nucleoside deaminase gives MTNLPESSTDPMHEAIAIARDNIAAGGRPFGAVVVRDGVVLARAANRIHETSDPTAHAELLALREAAQKLGTPRLEGCVVYASGHPCPMCLAAMHLCGISAAYYAYSNEDGEPFGLSTKAVYEQMANPPSQQSLPLKQALPEGESGLYAQWAQRPR, from the coding sequence ATGACCAACCTGCCCGAATCCAGCACCGATCCGATGCACGAAGCCATCGCGATCGCGCGCGACAACATCGCCGCCGGCGGCCGTCCGTTCGGCGCGGTGGTGGTGCGTGACGGCGTGGTGCTCGCACGCGCGGCGAACCGTATCCACGAAACCTCCGATCCGACCGCGCATGCGGAACTGCTCGCGTTGCGCGAAGCGGCGCAGAAGCTGGGCACGCCACGCCTGGAGGGCTGCGTCGTCTATGCCAGCGGCCATCCGTGCCCGATGTGCCTGGCGGCGATGCATCTGTGCGGGATATCCGCCGCCTATTACGCGTATTCCAACGAAGACGGCGAACCGTTCGGTCTGTCGACGAAGGCCGTGTACGAGCAGATGGCGAATCCGCCGTCGCAGCAGTCCTTGCCGCTGAAGCAGGCGTTGCCGGAAGGAGAGTCGGGCCTTTACGCGCAGTGGGCGCAGCGCCCGCGCTGA
- a CDS encoding SufE family protein — MNAIAAPVSPFPLETTARDAQAAIRDEFAFFGDWSERYQYLIDLGRKLPDLPAEWKSEEHRLHGCQSMVWIVAEGDADRLDFHAISDSAIVSGLIYLALRVYSGRSAQEIVGTDADYIADIGLARHLSPTRSNGLAALLGFIRDRARTQL, encoded by the coding sequence ATGAACGCCATCGCCGCTCCCGTCAGTCCCTTCCCCCTCGAAACCACCGCGCGCGACGCGCAGGCGGCGATCCGCGACGAGTTCGCCTTCTTCGGCGACTGGTCGGAGCGTTATCAGTACCTGATCGACCTGGGGCGGAAGCTTCCGGACCTGCCGGCGGAGTGGAAGAGCGAGGAACATCGCCTGCACGGGTGTCAGTCGATGGTCTGGATCGTCGCCGAAGGTGATGCCGACCGGCTCGATTTCCACGCGATCAGCGATTCGGCCATCGTCTCCGGCCTGATCTACCTCGCGCTGCGCGTGTACTCGGGCCGCAGCGCGCAGGAGATCGTCGGCACCGACGCCGACTACATCGCCGACATCGGCCTGGCCAGGCACCTCTCGCCGACACGCAGCAACGGCCTGGCCGCGCTGCTGGGTTTCATCCGCGATCGCGCCCGCACTCAGCTGTGA
- a CDS encoding MFS transporter, whose protein sequence is MSEAAQAEPPAAATGVAALLRNRGFTGLLTYRLLAMLSYQIVAVTVGWHVYELTRDALALGLIGLAEVIPYFCFALFAGYAVDHLPRRKLGMFACVGLLLTTLTLAGVASGVLPAGAFGFGTLVIYAAIGVNGIVRAFLAPVYMSLFARVLKREQFARGAGVSSVVMQTGLVFGPAMGGLLVAWGGKTTAYLVASVFAAAAAIAIITLRVTEPPMPAERAPVFKSIGEGLRFVFNTQVVLGAQALDMFSVLFGGAVALLPAFINEILHYGPEALGLLRASPAVGAVLMGIYLARRPLQRNAGRVLLFAVAGFGLCIIGFALSRHLWLSALMLMFSGMCDGVSVVLRSTILQLATPDHMRGRVSSINGIFIGSSNELGAFESGLAARFMGLVPSVIFGGCMTLAVVGATAKLAPKLRRLDLRELH, encoded by the coding sequence GTGAGCGAAGCGGCCCAGGCCGAACCTCCTGCCGCCGCCACCGGAGTCGCGGCGCTGCTGCGCAACCGCGGCTTCACCGGACTGCTGACCTATCGCCTGCTGGCGATGCTGTCGTACCAGATCGTCGCGGTGACGGTCGGCTGGCACGTGTACGAACTCACGCGTGATGCGCTCGCGCTGGGCCTGATCGGCCTGGCCGAGGTGATCCCGTATTTCTGTTTCGCCCTGTTCGCCGGCTATGCCGTCGACCATCTGCCGCGACGCAAGCTCGGCATGTTCGCGTGCGTCGGCCTGCTGCTCACCACGCTGACACTGGCCGGTGTCGCCAGCGGCGTCCTGCCGGCCGGCGCATTCGGTTTCGGCACGCTGGTCATCTACGCGGCGATCGGCGTCAACGGCATCGTCCGCGCGTTCCTCGCGCCGGTGTACATGTCGCTGTTCGCACGCGTGCTCAAACGCGAGCAGTTCGCACGCGGTGCCGGCGTGAGCAGCGTGGTCATGCAGACCGGCCTGGTGTTCGGACCGGCGATGGGCGGTCTGCTGGTGGCATGGGGCGGCAAGACCACGGCCTATCTGGTCGCGTCGGTATTCGCGGCCGCGGCGGCGATCGCCATCATCACCCTGCGCGTGACCGAGCCACCGATGCCGGCCGAACGCGCGCCGGTGTTCAAGAGCATCGGCGAAGGCCTGCGCTTCGTGTTCAACACGCAGGTCGTGCTGGGTGCGCAGGCGCTGGATATGTTCTCGGTGCTGTTCGGCGGCGCGGTCGCGCTGCTGCCGGCCTTCATCAACGAGATCCTGCATTACGGGCCGGAAGCACTCGGTCTGCTGCGCGCCTCGCCGGCCGTCGGCGCGGTGCTGATGGGCATCTACCTCGCGCGACGCCCGCTGCAACGCAACGCCGGACGCGTGCTGCTGTTCGCGGTGGCGGGCTTCGGGTTGTGCATCATCGGCTTCGCGTTGTCGCGCCACCTGTGGCTATCGGCGCTGATGCTGATGTTCTCGGGCATGTGCGACGGCGTGTCGGTCGTGCTGCGCTCCACCATCCTGCAACTCGCCACGCCCGACCACATGCGCGGGCGCGTGTCGTCGATCAACGGCATCTTCATCGGTTCGTCGAACGAGCTGGGCGCGTTCGAATCGGGACTCGCCGCGCGCTTCATGGGACTGGTGCCGTCGGTGATCTTCGGCGGCTGCATGACGCTGGCCGTAGTCGGCGCCACCGCGAAGCTCGCGCCGAAGCTGCGCCGCCTCGACCTGCGCGAGCTGCACTGA
- the dksA gene encoding RNA polymerase-binding protein DksA produces MAVKKTAKKAAKAVKKTVKPAAKKAASSKPAAKKTAAKKPAAKKVAASKPAAKKAPAKPVAKVAKKAAPAKKAPAKKPAPKPVAKKVPAKKAAPVKKPVAKAPAPVKKVPPAKPAPVKAVPRSESKPTAVKPESKPLVDKKPAPRPATKSQSVAPAVSKPEVAKNPVTQPVSNKAPAPKAAAASTPATKTAPRPAGKVAVAVVAKPQAPAPKGKVKVVPYTTDDATGRPIVPQGYRPAVDEEYMSPLQLEYFRQRLLQWRADLVEESKQTIENLKDEVRDVGDEAERATRETENSLELRTRDRYRKLISKIDSTLKRVDSGDYGYCVDTGEEIGLERLEARLTAERTIDAQERWEHLQKQMGD; encoded by the coding sequence GTGGCAGTGAAAAAAACCGCGAAGAAGGCCGCCAAGGCCGTCAAGAAGACCGTCAAGCCGGCCGCCAAGAAGGCCGCGTCCAGTAAACCCGCAGCAAAGAAGACCGCGGCCAAGAAGCCGGCTGCCAAGAAGGTCGCGGCGAGCAAGCCGGCGGCCAAGAAGGCTCCGGCCAAGCCGGTCGCCAAGGTCGCGAAGAAGGCCGCTCCGGCCAAGAAGGCGCCGGCCAAGAAGCCCGCGCCCAAGCCGGTAGCGAAGAAGGTGCCCGCCAAGAAGGCGGCGCCGGTGAAGAAGCCCGTCGCCAAGGCGCCGGCACCCGTAAAGAAGGTCCCGCCGGCGAAACCCGCGCCGGTGAAGGCCGTCCCCCGCAGCGAGAGCAAGCCCACGGCCGTCAAGCCGGAAAGCAAGCCTCTCGTCGACAAGAAACCCGCACCGCGTCCGGCCACCAAGTCCCAATCGGTGGCACCGGCCGTAAGCAAGCCCGAAGTTGCCAAGAATCCAGTGACACAGCCCGTATCCAACAAGGCGCCTGCACCCAAGGCGGCGGCCGCCAGCACCCCCGCGACCAAGACCGCTCCTCGCCCGGCCGGCAAGGTGGCCGTGGCCGTCGTTGCCAAGCCGCAGGCACCTGCGCCGAAAGGCAAGGTCAAAGTCGTGCCGTACACCACCGATGACGCCACCGGGCGTCCCATCGTCCCGCAGGGCTACCGCCCGGCCGTGGACGAGGAGTACATGAGCCCGCTCCAGCTCGAGTATTTCCGCCAGCGCCTGCTGCAGTGGCGCGCCGATCTGGTCGAGGAATCCAAGCAGACCATCGAGAACCTCAAGGACGAAGTCCGCGACGTCGGCGACGAAGCCGAGCGCGCGACCCGCGAGACCGAGAACTCGCTCGAACTGCGCACCCGCGATCGCTACCGCAAGCTGATCAGCAAGATCGACAGCACGCTCAAGCGCGTGGATTCCGGCGACTACGGTTACTGCGTCGACACCGGCGAGGAAATCGGCCTGGAACGCCTGGAGGCGCGCCTCACCGCCGAGCGCACGATCGACGCGCAGGAGCGCTGGGAACACCTGCAGAAGCAGATGGGCGACTGA
- a CDS encoding N-acetylornithine carbamoyltransferase, with amino-acid sequence MTHKHFLNTQDWSRADLDALLAQAAQFKRSKLGDQLKGKSIALVFFNPSMRTRTSFELGTFQLGGHAVVLQPGKDAWPIEFNLGTVMDGDTEEHIAEVARVLGRYVDLIGVRAFPKFVDWQYDRQDIVLNSFAKYSPVPVVNMETITHPCQELAHILALQEHFGTNDLRGKKYVLTWTYHPKPLNTAVANSALTIATRMGMDVTLLCPTPDYLLDERYMGWAEQNVAESGGSFTVSHDIESAYRGADVVYAKSWGALPFFGNWEPEKPIRDQYKHFIVDEAKMALTNNGVFSHCLPLRRNVKATDAVMDSPQCIAIDEAENRLHVQKAIMATLAGR; translated from the coding sequence ATGACCCACAAGCATTTCCTCAACACCCAGGACTGGTCGCGCGCCGACCTCGACGCGCTGCTCGCGCAGGCTGCGCAGTTCAAGCGCAGCAAGCTCGGCGACCAGCTCAAGGGCAAGTCGATCGCGCTGGTGTTCTTCAACCCGTCCATGCGCACGCGCACCAGCTTCGAACTCGGCACCTTCCAGCTCGGTGGCCACGCCGTGGTGCTGCAGCCGGGCAAGGACGCATGGCCGATCGAGTTCAACCTCGGCACCGTGATGGACGGCGACACCGAGGAGCACATCGCCGAAGTGGCGCGGGTGCTGGGCCGCTACGTCGACCTGATCGGCGTGCGCGCGTTCCCGAAGTTCGTCGACTGGCAGTACGACCGCCAGGACATCGTGCTCAACAGCTTCGCCAAGTACTCGCCGGTGCCGGTGGTCAACATGGAGACCATCACCCATCCGTGCCAGGAGCTGGCGCACATCCTCGCGCTGCAGGAGCACTTCGGCACGAACGACCTGCGCGGCAAGAAGTACGTGCTGACCTGGACCTACCACCCCAAGCCGCTCAACACCGCGGTCGCCAATTCCGCCCTGACCATCGCCACGCGCATGGGCATGGACGTGACCCTGCTGTGCCCGACGCCGGATTACCTGCTCGACGAGCGCTACATGGGCTGGGCGGAGCAGAACGTCGCCGAAAGCGGCGGCTCGTTCACCGTGAGCCACGACATCGAGAGCGCCTATCGCGGTGCCGACGTCGTCTACGCCAAGAGCTGGGGCGCTCTGCCGTTCTTCGGCAACTGGGAACCGGAGAAGCCCATCCGCGACCAGTACAAGCACTTCATCGTCGACGAGGCGAAGATGGCGTTGACGAACAACGGCGTCTTCAGCCATTGCCTGCCGCTGCGCCGCAACGTCAAGGCCACCGATGCGGTGATGGACTCGCCGCAGTGCATCGCCATCGACGAAGCCGAAAACCGCCTGCACGTGCAGAAGGCCATCATGGCCACGCTCGCCGGCCGCTGA
- a CDS encoding argininosuccinate synthase, translating to MSKDIVLAFSGGLDTSFCVPYLKERGWNVHTVFADTGGVDAEERAFIEQRAAELGVASHVTVDGGPAIWEGFVKPFVWAGEGYQSQYPLLVSDRYLIVDAALKRCDELGTKAIAHGCTGMGNDQVRFDLAVKALGDYEIVAPIREIQKEHTEVRAYEQKYLEDRGFGVRAKQKAYTINENLLGLTMSGGEIDRWQAPGEGAVGWCKPRAEWPTQPLRVKIGFHNGEAVTLDGQKIAGHTMLAKLNGLFAQYGVGRGLYTGDTTIGLKGRIIFEAPGLTALLAAHRALEEAVLSKQQNRFKPDVARKWVELVYEGFFHDPLKTDLEAFLQSSQSTVNGEVTLETQGGTVTAVAIESKHILNAKGATYAQAADWGVAEAEGFIKLFGMSSTLWAEVNRGGGKG from the coding sequence ATGAGCAAAGACATCGTCCTCGCCTTCTCCGGCGGCCTCGACACCAGCTTCTGCGTGCCCTATCTGAAGGAGCGCGGCTGGAACGTGCACACCGTGTTCGCCGACACCGGCGGCGTCGATGCGGAAGAGCGCGCCTTCATCGAGCAGCGCGCCGCCGAACTCGGCGTGGCCTCGCACGTGACCGTCGATGGCGGCCCGGCGATCTGGGAAGGCTTCGTCAAGCCGTTCGTGTGGGCGGGCGAGGGCTACCAGTCGCAGTACCCGCTGCTGGTGTCCGACCGCTACCTGATCGTCGATGCCGCGCTCAAGCGCTGCGACGAGCTGGGCACGAAGGCGATCGCGCACGGCTGCACCGGCATGGGCAACGACCAGGTGCGTTTCGACCTGGCGGTGAAGGCGCTGGGCGACTACGAGATCGTGGCGCCGATCCGCGAGATCCAGAAGGAACACACCGAAGTCCGCGCCTACGAGCAGAAGTACCTGGAAGACCGAGGCTTCGGCGTGCGCGCCAAGCAGAAGGCCTACACGATCAACGAGAACCTGCTCGGCCTGACCATGTCCGGCGGCGAGATCGACCGCTGGCAGGCGCCGGGCGAAGGCGCGGTGGGCTGGTGCAAGCCGCGCGCCGAGTGGCCTACGCAGCCGCTGCGCGTGAAGATCGGCTTCCACAACGGCGAGGCCGTGACGCTGGACGGGCAGAAGATCGCCGGCCACACCATGCTCGCCAAGCTCAACGGCCTGTTCGCGCAGTACGGCGTGGGTCGCGGCCTGTACACCGGCGACACGACGATCGGACTGAAGGGCCGCATCATCTTCGAAGCGCCGGGCCTGACCGCGCTGCTGGCCGCGCACCGCGCGCTGGAAGAAGCCGTGCTCAGCAAGCAGCAGAACCGCTTCAAGCCGGACGTCGCACGCAAGTGGGTGGAGCTGGTGTACGAAGGCTTCTTCCACGATCCGCTCAAGACCGACCTGGAAGCTTTCCTTCAGTCCAGCCAGTCGACCGTCAACGGCGAAGTCACGCTGGAGACGCAGGGAGGCACCGTCACGGCGGTGGCCATCGAGTCGAAGCACATCCTCAACGCCAAGGGCGCGACCTACGCGCAGGCGGCGGACTGGGGCGTGGCCGAGGCCGAAGGCTTCATCAAGCTGTTCGGCATGAGCAGCACGCTGTGGGCCGAAGTCAACCGCGGTGGCGGGAAGGGCTGA
- the yidD gene encoding membrane protein insertion efficiency factor YidD, translating to MIDRLLIVALRGYKRWISPLLGPRCRFHPTCSEYAMQAIARFGAFKGGWLAIRRILRCHPLHPGGLDPVPDSPPGKHSCPRH from the coding sequence GTGATCGACCGCCTCCTCATCGTCGCGCTGCGCGGCTACAAGCGCTGGATCAGTCCACTGCTCGGTCCGCGTTGCCGCTTCCACCCGACGTGCTCGGAATACGCGATGCAGGCCATCGCCCGCTTCGGCGCATTCAAGGGCGGCTGGCTCGCGATCCGTCGCATCCTGCGTTGCCATCCGCTGCATCCCGGCGGGCTCGATCCCGTGCCCGACTCCCCTCCTGGAAAACACTCATGCCCACGACACTGA
- the cysS gene encoding cysteine--tRNA ligase: MSLHLFNSLTRRVEPFLPLDPARPTMYVCGPTVYNYVHIGNARGPVVFGVLAELLRRRFGALAYARNITDVDDKINNAAREQRVPISDITSRFATAYREDMAALGVKPPDLEPEATAHIGQIIAMIERLIEAGHAYAAEGHALFSVASFPQYGKLSRRDTDELLAGARVDVAPYKRDPGDFVLWKPSTDDLPGWDSPWGRGRPGWHIECSAMAEAHLGETIDIHAGGVDLQFPHHENEIAQSECAHGGRVFARFWLHNGMLNFGGAKMAKSVGNIQRVHDLVREYPPEALRYALLSAHYRQPLEWSDALIEQSIRTLDRLYGTLRDLADVAATAEIPAGIEAALDDDLNTPQVLAEIARIAGEARKLLSRIEHLKISITPLNQIEASIVRSNDDLIAPLGMSFPHAGNGMLDAMDLRERLENYLRTPSARPFADLKRELLGAGLALGLLQQDPAAWFARGASNDDDGRIQALIDERIAAKKARDFVRADAIRDQLAAEGILLEDTPQGVRWKRA; encoded by the coding sequence ATGAGCCTGCATCTCTTCAACAGCCTGACGCGACGGGTCGAGCCGTTCCTGCCGCTCGATCCCGCCCGCCCGACCATGTATGTGTGCGGGCCCACGGTCTACAACTACGTCCACATCGGCAACGCCCGCGGCCCGGTCGTGTTCGGCGTGCTGGCCGAACTGCTGCGCCGCCGGTTCGGCGCGCTGGCCTACGCCCGCAACATCACCGACGTGGACGACAAGATCAACAATGCCGCCCGCGAACAGCGCGTGCCGATCTCCGACATCACCTCGCGCTTCGCCACCGCCTATCGCGAGGACATGGCTGCCCTGGGCGTGAAGCCGCCGGACCTGGAACCGGAAGCCACGGCCCACATCGGCCAGATCATCGCGATGATCGAACGCCTGATCGAGGCCGGCCACGCCTACGCCGCCGAAGGCCACGCGCTGTTCTCGGTCGCCAGCTTCCCGCAGTACGGCAAGCTCTCGCGCCGCGATACCGATGAACTGCTGGCCGGCGCGCGCGTCGACGTGGCCCCGTACAAGCGCGACCCGGGCGACTTCGTGCTGTGGAAGCCCTCCACGGACGACCTGCCCGGCTGGGATTCGCCGTGGGGCCGTGGCCGTCCGGGCTGGCACATCGAATGCTCGGCGATGGCCGAGGCGCACCTGGGCGAGACCATCGACATCCATGCCGGCGGCGTCGACCTGCAGTTCCCGCACCACGAGAACGAGATCGCGCAGAGCGAATGCGCGCACGGCGGCCGGGTGTTCGCGCGCTTCTGGCTGCACAACGGCATGCTCAACTTCGGCGGCGCCAAGATGGCCAAGTCGGTGGGCAACATCCAGCGCGTCCACGACCTGGTCCGTGAGTACCCGCCGGAAGCCCTGCGCTATGCCCTGCTCTCCGCGCACTACCGGCAGCCTCTGGAATGGTCGGACGCGCTGATCGAACAGAGCATCCGCACGCTGGATCGCCTTTACGGAACCTTGCGGGATCTGGCGGATGTCGCCGCGACCGCGGAGATTCCGGCCGGCATCGAAGCCGCCCTCGACGACGACCTCAACACACCGCAGGTGCTGGCCGAGATCGCCCGCATCGCCGGCGAGGCACGCAAGCTCCTGTCCCGAATCGAGCACCTCAAGATCTCGATCACCCCTTTGAATCAGATTGAAGCCAGCATCGTTCGTTCAAACGACGACCTGATTGCCCCTCTCGGAATGTCGTTCCCCCACGCGGGAAACGGCATGCTGGACGCGATGGACCTGAGGGAACGGCTGGAGAATTACCTTCGGACCCCGTCGGCTCGCCCGTTTGCGGACCTCAAGCGCGAGCTGCTCGGCGCCGGCCTGGCGCTGGGCCTGCTGCAGCAGGATCCGGCGGCGTGGTTCGCGCGCGGCGCGAGCAACGACGACGACGGGCGTATCCAGGCCCTGATCGACGAACGCATCGCAGCCAAGAAAGCACGCGACTTCGTCCGCGCGGACGCGATCCGCGACCAGCTCGCCGCCGAGGGCATCCTGCTCGAGGACACGCCACAGGGCGTGCGCTGGAAGCGGGCCTAA
- a CDS encoding dihydroorotase produces the protein MPTTLIVNARLVNEGREFDGDLRIADGRIERIGTGLDARAGETVVDAQGRRLLPGMIDDQVHFREPGMEYKADLATESAAAAAGGLTTFMDMPNTNPPTLDAAALEDKYRRAAGRAWGNFGFYMGASNDNLAAIQAIDPRAAPGVKVFMGASTGNMLVDNPDILDGIFRDAPVPIITHCEDTPMIDAQLARYKAKYGDDIPVSCHPDIRSREACIKSTQLALSLARRHDSRLHVLHISTADELALFEQGPLIRADGSRKRITAETCVHFLRFDRADYERLGNLIKCNPAIKDAGDREALIQALANDVIDVLATDHAPHTLEEKARPYTAAPSGLPLVQYALVAALELVHEGRLTTAQVVQKFAHAPAQLFDVQGRGFLREGYAADLVLIDDTPFTVQREDVLSKCGWSPFEGTTFRSRIASTWVNGELAWDGRQLVGKPHGQRLAFDR, from the coding sequence ATGCCCACGACACTGATCGTCAACGCCCGCCTGGTCAACGAAGGCCGCGAGTTCGACGGCGACCTGCGCATCGCCGACGGACGCATCGAACGCATCGGCACCGGACTGGATGCGCGCGCCGGTGAAACGGTGGTCGATGCCCAGGGGCGGCGCCTGCTGCCCGGCATGATCGACGACCAGGTGCACTTCCGCGAGCCGGGCATGGAATACAAGGCCGACCTGGCGACCGAGTCGGCGGCGGCCGCGGCCGGCGGCCTGACCACGTTCATGGACATGCCCAACACCAACCCGCCCACGCTGGACGCGGCGGCGCTGGAGGACAAGTACCGCCGCGCCGCAGGCCGCGCGTGGGGGAACTTCGGTTTCTACATGGGCGCCAGCAACGACAACCTGGCCGCGATCCAGGCGATCGATCCGCGTGCGGCGCCGGGCGTGAAGGTGTTCATGGGCGCTTCCACCGGCAACATGCTGGTCGACAACCCGGACATCCTCGACGGCATCTTCCGCGATGCGCCGGTGCCGATCATCACGCATTGCGAAGACACGCCGATGATCGACGCGCAGCTCGCCCGCTACAAGGCGAAATACGGCGACGACATCCCGGTCTCGTGCCATCCGGACATTCGTTCGCGCGAAGCCTGCATCAAGTCCACGCAGCTCGCACTGTCGCTGGCGCGCCGCCACGATTCGCGCCTGCACGTGTTGCACATCAGCACGGCCGACGAACTGGCGCTGTTCGAACAGGGGCCGCTGATCCGCGCCGATGGCAGCCGCAAGCGCATCACCGCGGAAACCTGCGTCCACTTCCTGCGTTTCGATCGCGCCGACTATGAGCGCCTGGGCAACCTGATCAAATGCAACCCGGCGATCAAGGACGCGGGCGATCGCGAGGCGCTGATCCAGGCGCTGGCGAACGACGTGATCGACGTGCTCGCCACCGACCACGCGCCGCACACGCTGGAAGAAAAGGCCCGCCCCTACACCGCCGCGCCGAGCGGCCTGCCACTGGTGCAGTACGCACTGGTCGCGGCGCTGGAACTCGTGCACGAGGGACGACTGACCACGGCGCAGGTCGTGCAGAAATTCGCGCACGCGCCGGCGCAGCTCTTCGACGTGCAGGGCCGTGGCTTCCTGCGCGAAGGCTACGCCGCCGACCTGGTGCTGATCGACGACACACCGTTCACCGTGCAGCGCGAGGACGTGCTGTCCAAGTGCGGCTGGTCGCCGTTCGAGGGCACGACGTTCCGTTCGCGCATCGCCTCGACCTGGGTCAACGGCGAACTCGCCTGGGACGGTCGCCAGCTGGTCGGCAAGCCGCACGGCCAGCGCCTGGCTTTCGATCGATGA